The following nucleotide sequence is from Melioribacteraceae bacterium.
TATCTATCTCGCTGAGTTATCTGCTGCTCTTCCCATTTGCTAAACGGATGAGTTCCGGCAGCACCGATTTTTAATCCTTTACGTGCAGCAACTTCCCGCAAATTATAGCGATGTCTTTTAACTTCCTCTTTTGCTTCTTTAATATTGTAACAGATGTTTGAGCCCACCTCAACAACTGATTGATGCATTTCAGCTTTGGCATGCTCTTTTAAAATCATTTTTCCTTCATCGAGTAATTCCTGTATATGCGATTTTAACTCTCGAGTTTCGGGATCAATAATTTGGAATTCTTCTTCTATACCAATAGTAAACAGTTTGTTATCGCTCATATATTTCACTTGTTTATATTTTTGTTTGGTTTTAATTGCTTACCACCTGTAAAAGAAGTTATAAAGTCACCCCATATTAAATTGTTTTGTCTGTCTACATGGTTCTTAGCTTTTCTAATTGCCATGTTTGCAGCTGCTTCTACAACCCATTCAAAATTCTCTTCTCCTACTGAATGAACATCCGCATCGGGAGCGGGATTACAAAAATCAATAGCGTAAGGTATTCCATCTCTAACCGCAAACTCAACAGTATTAAAATCATAGCCTAATGCATTATTAATCACAAGCACGTATTCTTCAATTTGTTTAAGCAGTTTACTTTCAATTGGTTTAGGATTTTTAACATACCTTAAATGGTGAGGCTGTTTTGGATCATATTGCATTATTCTAACATCTTTTCTATCGATCGAATAACATCTAAAATATTCAGTAAAATCAATTGCTTCTTGGAGCATCATCACAAGTTGACCGGTTTCATGATAAGCCCGGAAAAAGTCATCGGCATTCTCAAGTTTGTAAACATTTTTCCAGCCACCACCGGCAAATGGTTTGAAGAAAGCCGGAAAACCAACGTAATTGAAAATACCCGACCAATCCAACGGATATTCTAAATTTCTCATAGAGAACTCATTTGTATCAGGTGGATGTTGGTTTGATGGAAGCAAAACAGTCTTAGGAATCGGAACACCAAGTTTTGTCATCAAAGCATTGTTAAAGAATTTTTCATCGGCACTCCACCAGAAAGGATTATTTAATACTGCAGTTCCGGATAACGCGGCATTTTTTAAGTACGCACGATAAAAAGGAATGTCTTGCGAAATCCTATCAATCATTACTGCATAATCTGTCGGTTCACCTTGAATCACTTTATTAATACTTGCTAACTCGGCGGATATTCCGGGTTCCTTTTTTGAATTAACTCTATCGACAAATGCCTGAGGAAAAGAATTTTCTTGCCCGAAAAGTATTCCAATTTTTTTCATAATAATTTCCCGCTATTCTTGTATTAAATAATTAATATTATTGTACAGAGTCAATTTACAATCATCATAAGTGTTTATTTTGAAAGGATAGACATCAAACAGATGATTAACATTTTTTTCGAATAACAACTTTGATATATATTTAGTCTGCTCAAATGAATCATCCGATGCACCACAAGCAAGTATAATATTTATTTTCTTATACTGATTCATATATCTCGAATCGCTTAAACCAAATAAATAATCCAGCGGACTGTTATAATATGCTTGTTCATCAAAGTGGCCGTGAATATTTTGTTTAATATCAAATTCTCCCCCAATCGTGATTAATCCTTTTGCAAGATCGGGATATTTTAAAACAGTATTGAGAGCATAATATGCTCCAAATCCAAAACCACCAAATATTAGCTTATCTTCTTCGGTTTCGTAATTTGCAAAGCCAACAATATCATGTAGAATTACTTGTTCGAATTTTTGATACTTCTCAATTCGTTCTTCTGGGGTTAGTTTGAAATCAAACCAAATTTTGGAATCGTAGCTATCGGGGCAATAAACTTTAATTATACCATCATCAATCAGATTTCCTAAACTTTCGACAACACCGAAATCTTTATAATCGTAATAATTGGTAAACTTTTGCGGAAATAAAATTAATGGTATTCCTTTTTCACCAAAGACCAGCATTTTAAAATCTTCACCAATCCATTGTGAATACCACTTATGAAAATTTTCAGTCAAGAAATTGCCCTCGAGTATATTGAAGCAGAAATATACTGAAGGGGAAATTAAGTTGCACTATCTGTTAATTAGTTCTTGGCAAATATCTCTCGGACATAGG
It contains:
- a CDS encoding esterase, yielding MTENFHKWYSQWIGEDFKMLVFGEKGIPLILFPQKFTNYYDYKDFGVVESLGNLIDDGIIKVYCPDSYDSKIWFDFKLTPEERIEKYQKFEQVILHDIVGFANYETEEDKLIFGGFGFGAYYALNTVLKYPDLAKGLITIGGEFDIKQNIHGHFDEQAYYNSPLDYLFGLSDSRYMNQYKKINIILACGASDDSFEQTKYISKLLFEKNVNHLFDVYPFKINTYDDCKLTLYNNINYLIQE